A region from the Aphis gossypii isolate Hap1 chromosome 1, ASM2018417v2, whole genome shotgun sequence genome encodes:
- the LOC114119960 gene encoding mediator of RNA polymerase II transcription subunit 31 yields MANKGGPETEEQTRLRFQVELEFVQCLANPNYLNFLAQRGYFKDQSFINYLKYLLYWKEPDYAKFIKYPMCLYFLDLLQHEPFRKEIATAICSKFIDDQLLLIWQHYTRRRTKLIHTAYEHNMNMMNKSGASNIGQAQTNGTNGIMPASMPIPKVMPP; encoded by the exons ATGGCTAACAAag gcGGTCCTGAAACGGAAGAACAAACCAGATTAAGGTTTCAAGTAGAACTAGAATTTGTTCAATGCTTAGCTaatccaaattatttaaatt TTTTAGCTCAACGTGGATACTTCAAGGATCagtcttttattaattatttaaaatatttattgtattggaAAGAACCAGATTATGCAAAGTTTATtaa gTATCCcatgtgtttatattttttagatctcTTACAACACGAACCATTTAGAAAAGAAATAGCTACTGCTATTTgttctaaatttattgatgatcagttattattgatttggCAACATTACACTAGACGGAGAACAAAATTGATTCATACTGCATATGAGCACAACATGAATATGATGAATAAATCTGGTGCATCAAACATTGGACAAGCACAAACTAATGGCACAAATGGAATCATGCCAGCTTCAATGCCCATTCCTAAAGTTATGCCTCCTTaa